One genomic region from Magallana gigas chromosome 3, xbMagGiga1.1, whole genome shotgun sequence encodes:
- the LOC117680581 gene encoding uncharacterized protein isoform X2 has protein sequence MHRINETLILLLTVKFVESENGVCFPDRKAGKCCALYFLKEGQCLPCNGSFGHHCSLSCPRGFCGIQCRKRCPCDDCDSQTCVCSDSQKSHDDSSAASTRFEYEFVGLIVLGIPLAAFICWIYKRKKRPLEVDCSDLTEETYVEYDMIRESQFILDDDDNDDDDDDDLKRHTVQPCDNVDKQRRLSLDDNSEGGFYNELRYNS, from the exons ATGCATCGAATAAATGAAACGTTAATTCTTTTGCTGACAGTCAAATTCGTTGAGTCTGAGAATGGAGTTTGTTTCCCTGATAGAAA AGCAGGCAAATGTTGTGCACTGTATTTCCTAAAGGAAGGTCAATGCTTAC CCTGTAACGGAAGTTTTGGTCATCATTGTTCCTTGTCATGCCCTAGAGGATTCTGTGGAATTCAGTGCAGGAAACGCTGTCCCTGTGATGATTGTGATAGTCAGACCTGTGTGTGTAGCG ATTCGCAGAAATCACATGATGACAGCTCAGCAGCATCAACGCGTTTTGAATACGAATTTGTTGGCTTGATTGTGTTGGGAATCCCTTTGGCAGCTTTTATTTGTTGGATTTATAAAAG GAAAAAGAGGCCTTTGGAAGTTGACTGTTCAG ATTTAACAGAGGAAACTTATGTCGAATATGATATGATAAGGGAATCACAGTTTATCTTAGATGacgatgataatgatgatgatgatgatgatgatttgaAGAGACACACGGTACAACCATGTGACAATGTGGATAAACAAAGACGACTCAGCTTGGACGATAACTCAGAGGGTGGCTTTTATAATGAATTACGATATAATTCTTGA
- the Tlr4 gene encoding toll-like receptor 4 precursor (The RefSeq protein has 17 substitutions compared to this genomic sequence) produces MKYLRTLTVFLLLAIHTCTPDEMASASHCPDSVCFCRVLDTADCSYRNLSNIPRGLPASIRSLVMSGNPLYSLSDDFFRPVENLTLKNLALDKCNIFRISTFTLEPLRSLEMLDLSSNKLYNAMLDKCTEKLGYSTLKVLNLSGNSLYTLDAIYNFLENKWFSNLTDLIMQQSQVRKVEMKSLKNLLFLQTLDLSQNAIEQFSSYGLPTLKTLDLSSNSLPEFPRPCNGLNNPFYPKLENLLLRRNRISETYLLEDYGHCLTALVKLDLSLNPIKIILPFAFVYFKDLTYLYLEQLLGVIEVNKFAFATLNLRELSIGNTVKGYMNVVDFYTFLLYNPFLKILSLNNINLSLVNTSRMLSKLTNLTSLSILNCNIQNVPTLTNPPLLSSIDMSFNSIQSLHAEAFQFLGKLKYISLKSNALTSVTLESLPRVLWDTSDVLIDLSSNPFDCVCSLEWFKFWYENNMKRTSGNASLYICNTPTQWQEVPLVDFDTADCHELNQYVVMALIIAGELCLVALSFIVVRIYRWDIKYYIHACKYNKLTSPPENLRDDFLYDGFVAYNTRGRKWIMAELVEHVERKHNYKLCLHERDIIPGGVYVEDVLESIDFSRKFILVLSNNFMDDQWGRYETAIASHTLAEGGGGKLFLILLEDIRSEYITRSLKVLLKSIRHAEWTKNKNGQKIFWNNVVQNLEKSEK; encoded by the coding sequence ATGAAGTATTTACGGACGTTGACAGTTTTTCTGTTGTTGGTCATACATACGTGTACACCAGATGAAATGGCTTCAGCGTCACACTGCCCGGACTCCGTCTGTTTCTGTCGGGGTTTGGACACCGCAGACTGCTCTTACAGAAATCTCAGCAATATACCAAGTGGTCTCCCAGCCTCGATTCGGTCTCTGGTTATGTCGGGGAACCCATTGTATTCTCTTTCCGATGATTTCTTTCGTCCTGTAGAAAACCTTACCTTGAAGAATTTAGCTCtagataaatgtaatattttcagAATTTCTACCTTTACTCTAGAACCATTGAGATCACTAGAGATGTTGGATCTTTCCAGTAATAAGTTATACAACGCCATGTTAGATAATTGTACTGAGAAACTGGGGTACTCGACCCTTAAGGTTTTGAACCTGTCGGGAAATTTGTTGTATACTTTAGAcgctatatataattttttggaaAACAAATGGTTTTCAAATTTGACAGACCTTATTATGCAACAAAGTCAGGTTAGAAAAGTGGAAATgaagagttttaaaaatcttctttatctGCAAACACTTGATTTGAGCCAAAACGCCATAGAACAATTTTCTTCGTATGGATTGCCGACTCTAAAAACTTTGGATCTGTCATCGAACTCCCTTCCAGAATTCCCGAGGCCTTGCAATGGTTTAAATAATCCTTTTTATCCGAAATTAGAGAACCTACTTCTCCGCAGAAATCGAATCTCGGAGACCTATTTACTCGAAGATTACGGACATTGCTTAACAGCTTTGGTCAAATTAGATCTTTCTCTGAATCCCATTAAGATTATTCTGCCATTtgcttttgtatattttaaggATTTGACATATCTATATTTAGAACAGCTTTTGGGTGTCATAGAAGTGAACAAGTTTGCTTTTGCAACCCTAAATCTACGAGAGCTTTCAATAGGAAACACTGTAAAGGGATACATGAATGTGGTTGATTTTTATACTTTTCTTCTTTACAATccctttttgaaaaatctatcACTGAATAACATAAATCTATCTCTTGTAAACACATCAAGGATGCTTTCTAAGCTGACTAATCTAACTTCCCTGTCTATCCTAAACTGTAACATACAAAACGTCCCCACCTTAACAAATCTTCCATTGCTATCGTCGATTGATATGAGCTTTAATTCAATTCAGTCTCTGCATGCTGAAGCCTTTCAATTCCTTGGCAAATTAAAGTATATCTCTTTAAAGAGTAATGCGCTTACATCAGTTACACTTGAATCTTTACCAAGGGTTCTCTGGGATACGAGTGATGTTTTGATTGATCTCTCATCAAACCCCTTCGATTGTGTCTGTAGTTTGGAGTGGTTCAAGTTATGGTATGAGAACAATATGAAAAGAACATCCGACAACGCCTCTCTGTACATATGTAACACGCCCACACAATGGCAGGAGGTTCCCCTCGTCGACTTTGATACCGCTGACTGCCATGAGCTGAATCAATACGTGGTGATGGCCCTTATTATAGCCGGTGTGTTATGCCTTGTAGCACTCTCCTTTATCGTAGTTAGGAGATACAGATGGGATATAAAgtattatatacatgcatgcaagTACAACAAACTTACTTCTCCGCCGGTAAACTTGCGCGACGACTTCCTCTACGATGGCTTCGTCGCATACAACACACGTGACCGGAAATGGATCATGGCGGAACTGGTCGAACACGTAGAAAGGAAACATAACTACAAACTCTGTCTGCACGAGAGAGATATCATTCCAGGCGGGGTGTATGTCGAAGATGTTCTCGAAAGTATAGATTTCAGTAGAAAGTTCATACTGGTTCTTTCGAACAACTTCATGGATGACCAGTGGGGCAGATACGAGACAGCAATTGCGAGTCATACTTTGGCGGAAGGGGGTGATGGCAAACTGTTTCTCATTTTACTGGAAGACATCCGCTCTGAATACATCACCAGATCCCTGAAGGTCTTGCTAAAATCTATCGGACATGCTGAatggacaaaaaataaaaatggacaaaaaatcTTCTGGAATAACGTTGTACAGAATTTAGAAAAATCCGAAAAATAA
- the Tlr4 gene encoding toll-like receptor 4 isoform X1 gives MKYLRTLTVFLLLVIHTCTPDEMASASHCPDSVCFCRGLDTADCSYRNLSNIPSGLPASIRSLVMSGNPLYSLSDDFFRPVENLTLKNLALDKCNIFRISTFTLEPLRSLEMLDLSSNKLYNAMLDNCTEKLGYSTLKVLNLSGNLLYTLDAIYNFLENKWFSNLTDLIMQQSQVRKVEMKSFKNLLYLQTLDLSQNAIEQFSSYGLPTLKTLDLSSNSLPEFPRPCNGLNNPFYPKLENLLLRRNRISETYLLEDYGHCLTALVKLDLSLNPIKIILPFAFVYFKDLTYLYLEQLLGVIEVNKFAFATLNLRELSIGNTVKGYMNVVDFYTFLLYNPFLKNLSLNNINLSLVNTSRMLSKLTNLTSLSILNCNIQNVPTLTNLPLLSSIDMSFNSIQSLHAEAFQFLGKLKYISLKSNALTSVTLESLPRVLWDTSDVLIDLSSNPFDCVCSLEWFKLWYENNMKRTSDNASLYICNTPTQWQEVPLVDFDTADCHELNQYVVMALIIAGVLCLVALSFIVVRRYRWDIKYYIHACKYNKLTSPPVNLRDDFLYDGFVAYNTRDRKWIMAELVEHVERKHNYKLCLHERDIIPGGVYVEDVLESIDFSRKFILVLSNNFMDDQWGRYETAIASHTLAEGGDGKLFLILLEDIRSEYITRSLKVLLKSIGHAEWTKNKNGQKIFWNNVVQNLEKSEK, from the coding sequence ATGAAGTATTTACGGACGTTGACAGTTTTTCTGTTGTTGGTCATACATACGTGTACACCAGATGAAATGGCTTCAGCGTCACACTGCCCGGACTCCGTCTGTTTCTGTCGGGGTTTGGACACCGCAGACTGCTCTTACAGAAATCTCAGCAATATACCAAGTGGTCTCCCAGCCTCGATTCGGTCTCTGGTTATGTCGGGGAACCCATTGTATTCTCTTTCCGATGATTTCTTTCGTCCTGTAGAAAACCTTACCTTGAAGAATTTAGCTCtagataaatgtaatattttcagAATTTCTACCTTTACTCTAGAACCATTGAGATCACTAGAGATGTTGGATCTTTCCAGTAATAAGTTATACAACGCCATGTTAGATAATTGTACTGAGAAACTGGGGTACTCGACCCTTAAGGTTTTGAACCTGTCGGGAAATTTGTTGTATACTTTAGAcgctatatataattttttggaaAACAAATGGTTTTCAAATTTGACAGACCTTATTATGCAACAAAGTCAGGTTAGAAAAGTGGAAATgaagagttttaaaaatcttctttatctGCAAACACTTGATTTGAGCCAAAACGCCATAGAACAATTTTCTTCGTATGGATTGCCGACTCTAAAAACTTTGGATCTGTCATCGAACTCCCTTCCAGAATTCCCGAGGCCTTGCAATGGTTTAAATAATCCTTTTTATCCGAAATTAGAGAACCTACTTCTCCGCAGAAATCGAATCTCGGAGACCTATTTACTCGAAGATTACGGACATTGCTTAACAGCTTTGGTCAAATTAGATCTTTCTCTGAATCCCATTAAGATTATTCTGCCATTtgcttttgtatattttaaggATTTGACATATCTATATTTAGAACAGCTTTTGGGTGTCATAGAAGTGAACAAGTTTGCTTTTGCAACCCTAAATCTACGAGAGCTTTCAATAGGAAACACTGTAAAGGGATACATGAATGTGGTTGATTTTTATACTTTTCTTCTTTACAATccctttttgaaaaatctatcACTGAATAACATAAATCTATCTCTTGTAAACACATCAAGGATGCTTTCTAAGCTGACTAATCTAACTTCCCTGTCTATCCTAAACTGTAACATACAAAACGTCCCCACCTTAACAAATCTTCCATTGCTATCGTCGATTGATATGAGCTTTAATTCAATTCAGTCTCTGCATGCTGAAGCCTTTCAATTCCTTGGCAAATTAAAGTATATCTCTTTAAAGAGTAATGCGCTTACATCAGTTACACTTGAATCTTTACCAAGGGTTCTCTGGGATACGAGTGATGTTTTGATTGATCTCTCATCAAACCCCTTCGATTGTGTCTGTAGTTTGGAGTGGTTCAAGTTATGGTATGAGAACAATATGAAAAGAACATCCGACAACGCCTCTCTGTACATATGTAACACGCCCACACAATGGCAGGAGGTTCCCCTCGTCGACTTTGATACCGCTGACTGCCATGAGCTGAATCAATACGTGGTGATGGCCCTTATTATAGCCGGTGTGTTATGCCTTGTAGCACTCTCCTTTATCGTAGTTAGGAGATACAGATGGGATATAAAgtattatatacatgcatgcaagTACAACAAACTTACTTCTCCGCCGGTAAACTTGCGCGACGACTTCCTCTACGATGGCTTCGTCGCATACAACACACGTGACCGGAAATGGATCATGGCGGAACTGGTCGAACACGTAGAAAGGAAACATAACTACAAACTCTGTCTGCACGAGAGAGATATCATTCCAGGCGGGGTGTATGTCGAAGATGTTCTCGAAAGTATAGATTTCAGTAGAAAGTTCATACTGGTTCTTTCGAACAACTTCATGGATGACCAGTGGGGCAGATACGAGACAGCAATTGCGAGTCATACTTTGGCGGAAGGGGGTGATGGCAAACTGTTTCTCATTTTACTGGAAGACATCCGCTCTGAATACATCACCAGATCCCTGAAGGTCTTGCTAAAATCTATCGGACATGCTGAatggacaaaaaataaaaatggacaaaaaatcTTCTGGAATAACGTTGTACAGAATTTAGAAAAATCCGAAAAATAA
- the LOC105325743 gene encoding cyclin-D1-binding protein 1 homolog, with protein sequence MAEERKACVSPVTSFLQNIDLVRRQLRDDSTHRKDNENFDAEKLWSEMEKIFKVISHEATKISMAFCGSPAPSDKECSSLFSQAEKAILALVSLFYTLPASQGLRLIKSTKDTVLSLLDSMRELISNIQEGCAGNQQQLQSTGTVWQDANLFASMPKNDKDAVVRELKTCSQLIKDALEEIEEAIEGDGIQDDLCDLDEEGGGEGGAQWTESDKALTKPCVGLIKTTKSLIKKATDCVQSNGLTQRPMEIQELDKLAELSERLSPSVDDLIMDLYPPVDLCKVQEKGKTLFEIHQTVLGFLRSSHMTGEDDQKWLEFLLKANQHNYDNILKVT encoded by the exons ATGGCAGAGGAGAGAAAAGCATGTGTGTCTCCTGTCACAAGTTTCCTCCAAAACATTGATTTAGTGAGACGACAATTAAGAG ATGACAGCACTCACCGGAAAGACaatgaaaactttgatgctGAAAAACTTTGGAGTGAAATGG AGAAGATATTCAAAGTTATCTCCCATGAAGCTACAAAAATTTCTATGGCTTTCTGTGGAAGTCCAGCACCATCAGATAAG GAATGCAGTTCTCTGTTCAGTCAAGCAGAAAAGGCCATTCTAGCCCTTGTCTCCCTTTTTTACACCCTGCCAGCATCCCAAG GGTTGAGATTAATCAAGTCAACAAAAGATACAGTGTTATCTCTTCTGGATAGTATGAGGGAGTTGATTTCTAACATTCAAGAGGGATGTGCAGG AAATCAACAACAGCTACAATCTACTGGGACTGTCTGGCAGGATGCCAACCTGTTTGCCAGTATGCCAAAAA ATGATAAAGATGCCGTAGTGAGGGAACTGAAAACTTGCTCTCAGCTCATTAAAGATGCCTTGGAGGAGATTGAAGAG GCCATTGAGGGGGATGGTATCCAGGACGATTTGTGTGACCTTGACGAGGAGGGGGGTGGGGAAGGGGGAGCTCAGTGGACAGAATCAGACAAAGCTCTGACCAAACCCTGTGTGGGCCTCATCAAAACCACAAAATCTCTCATCAAGAAAGCCACAGACTGTGTCCAATCAAATGGCCTGACTCAGCGGCCAATGGAAATCCAGGAACTGGACAAACTGGCGGAGCTGTCGGAGAGGCTGAGTCCCTCTGTAGATGACCTGATTATGGACCTCTACCCTCCTGTCGACCTGTGCAAGGTCCAAGAAAAA gGAAAAACGTTATTTGAGATCCATCAGACAGTCTTGGGATTTTTGAG ATCCAGTCATATGACGGGAGAGGATGATCAGAAGTGGCTGGAGTTTTTGTTGAAAGCAAACCAGCATAACTATGACAATATACTGAAAGTAACCTAA
- the LOC105325744 gene encoding programmed cell death protein 5 — MADDELEALRAQRMAQLQSQYGGGGAGRPSQEEQEEKARQMTEMKNSILSQVLDQQARARLNTIAVAKPEKAKMVENMLCQMAQSGQIQNKIGEQQLKSLLERVSEQTAKKTTVKFKRRGLDDSDED; from the exons ATGGCGGACGATGAGTTAGAAGCACTGAGAGCTCAAAGAATGGCTCAACTGCAGTCCCAATATGGG GGTGGCGGGGCTGGAAGGCCGAGTCAGGAAGAACAAGAAGAGAAGGCCAGACAGATGACTGAGATGAAGAACTCCATTCTGAGTCAGGTCTTGGACCAACAAGCCAGAGCAAGAC TTAACACAATAGCTGTAGCTAAGCCAGAAAAAGCTAAAATGGTGGAGAACATGCTCTGTCAAATGGCTCAATCAGGACAAATCCAGAACAag ATTGGAGAACAACAGCTGAAAAGTTTGTTGGAGAGAGTGTCTGAGCAGACGGCAAAGAAAACCACAGTAAAG TTCAAGAGAAGAGGACTGGATGATTCAGATGAAGACTAA
- the LOC105321142 gene encoding centrosomal protein of 290 kDa isoform X1, with the protein MMSWPTWPPLPGMKFAKLAIELYKLFVGYPLCTHRKYLLDIYLTAENEKLKKKCWKLKVERDDLQTELSTIKQKLQREELLKNYVTTRESSTQTEGIKTWQPMIAVKKKEEPSFKADAEQTNKLLSLHNQMMRRYEKEVKMNMMHVETITDLNIRISDLERLLKEEKNSRMSLERQSMNHQPVRRPAERPVSTDDPKTGMKWKYEKVVKECEKMKKENEKLKTELKGLDFGFFEEIEDLKFGLKQATKLNKEYEKTLRKLCIQFGVPYPHPENCLKKLT; encoded by the exons ATGATGTCCTGGCCAACATGGCCACCCCTTCCTGGAATGAAATTTGCAAAGCTAGCTATTGAACTTTATAAACTGTTTGTTGGATACCCCTTATGCACTCACAGGAAATATCTATTGGATATATAT ttAACTGCAGAAAATGAAAAGCTGAAAAAGAAGTGCTGGAAGTTGAAAGTTGAGAGAGATGACCTACAGACAGAGCTGTCAACAATAAAACAGAAACTGCAGAGAGAGGAGCTGCTGAAGAACTACGTCACAACTAGAGA GTCATCAACTCAAACTGAGGGCATTAAAACATGGCAGCCAATGATAGCTGTGAAAAAGAAAGAGGAGCCTTCGTTCAAAGCTGATGCAGAACAGACAAACAA ACTGTTGTCTCTGCACAATCAGATGATGAGGCGATACGAAAAGGAAGTGAAGATGAACATGATGCATGTAGAAACCATCACAGATTTGAAT aTTAGAATATCAGATTTGGAGCGACTCCTAAAGGAAGAAAAGAACTCGCGGATGTCTCTTGAGCGTCAGTCTATGAACCATCAGCCAGTGAGGAGGCCTGCAGAGCGACCGGTGTCCACAGACGACCCCAAAACAG GAATGAAGTGGAAATATGAGAAAGTAGTCAAAGAGtgtgaaaaaatgaagaaagaaaacGAAAAACTGAAGACCGAGCTGAAGGGTTTGGActtt GGTTTCTTTGAAGAGATAGAGGATCTGAAATTTGGATTGAAACAGGCAACAAAACTGAACAAGGAATATGAAAAGACATTAAGGAAACTTTGCATCCAGTTTGGAGTTCCTTATCCACATCCAGAAAACTGCCTGAAAAAACTAACGTGA
- the LOC105321142 gene encoding centrosomal protein of 290 kDa isoform X2, with translation MSFPDIHSCIQLTAENEKLKKKCWKLKVERDDLQTELSTIKQKLQREELLKNYVTTRESSTQTEGIKTWQPMIAVKKKEEPSFKADAEQTNKLLSLHNQMMRRYEKEVKMNMMHVETITDLNIRISDLERLLKEEKNSRMSLERQSMNHQPVRRPAERPVSTDDPKTGMKWKYEKVVKECEKMKKENEKLKTELKGLDFGFFEEIEDLKFGLKQATKLNKEYEKTLRKLCIQFGVPYPHPENCLKKLT, from the exons ATGTCTTTTCCAGATATTCATTCTTGCATACAG ttAACTGCAGAAAATGAAAAGCTGAAAAAGAAGTGCTGGAAGTTGAAAGTTGAGAGAGATGACCTACAGACAGAGCTGTCAACAATAAAACAGAAACTGCAGAGAGAGGAGCTGCTGAAGAACTACGTCACAACTAGAGA GTCATCAACTCAAACTGAGGGCATTAAAACATGGCAGCCAATGATAGCTGTGAAAAAGAAAGAGGAGCCTTCGTTCAAAGCTGATGCAGAACAGACAAACAA ACTGTTGTCTCTGCACAATCAGATGATGAGGCGATACGAAAAGGAAGTGAAGATGAACATGATGCATGTAGAAACCATCACAGATTTGAAT aTTAGAATATCAGATTTGGAGCGACTCCTAAAGGAAGAAAAGAACTCGCGGATGTCTCTTGAGCGTCAGTCTATGAACCATCAGCCAGTGAGGAGGCCTGCAGAGCGACCGGTGTCCACAGACGACCCCAAAACAG GAATGAAGTGGAAATATGAGAAAGTAGTCAAAGAGtgtgaaaaaatgaagaaagaaaacGAAAAACTGAAGACCGAGCTGAAGGGTTTGGActtt GGTTTCTTTGAAGAGATAGAGGATCTGAAATTTGGATTGAAACAGGCAACAAAACTGAACAAGGAATATGAAAAGACATTAAGGAAACTTTGCATCCAGTTTGGAGTTCCTTATCCACATCCAGAAAACTGCCTGAAAAAACTAACGTGA
- the LOC105321142 gene encoding centrosomal protein of 290 kDa isoform X3, translated as MNKELTAENEKLKKKCWKLKVERDDLQTELSTIKQKLQREELLKNYVTTRESSTQTEGIKTWQPMIAVKKKEEPSFKADAEQTNKLLSLHNQMMRRYEKEVKMNMMHVETITDLNIRISDLERLLKEEKNSRMSLERQSMNHQPVRRPAERPVSTDDPKTGMKWKYEKVVKECEKMKKENEKLKTELKGLDFGFFEEIEDLKFGLKQATKLNKEYEKTLRKLCIQFGVPYPHPENCLKKLT; from the exons ATGAACAAGGAG ttAACTGCAGAAAATGAAAAGCTGAAAAAGAAGTGCTGGAAGTTGAAAGTTGAGAGAGATGACCTACAGACAGAGCTGTCAACAATAAAACAGAAACTGCAGAGAGAGGAGCTGCTGAAGAACTACGTCACAACTAGAGA GTCATCAACTCAAACTGAGGGCATTAAAACATGGCAGCCAATGATAGCTGTGAAAAAGAAAGAGGAGCCTTCGTTCAAAGCTGATGCAGAACAGACAAACAA ACTGTTGTCTCTGCACAATCAGATGATGAGGCGATACGAAAAGGAAGTGAAGATGAACATGATGCATGTAGAAACCATCACAGATTTGAAT aTTAGAATATCAGATTTGGAGCGACTCCTAAAGGAAGAAAAGAACTCGCGGATGTCTCTTGAGCGTCAGTCTATGAACCATCAGCCAGTGAGGAGGCCTGCAGAGCGACCGGTGTCCACAGACGACCCCAAAACAG GAATGAAGTGGAAATATGAGAAAGTAGTCAAAGAGtgtgaaaaaatgaagaaagaaaacGAAAAACTGAAGACCGAGCTGAAGGGTTTGGActtt GGTTTCTTTGAAGAGATAGAGGATCTGAAATTTGGATTGAAACAGGCAACAAAACTGAACAAGGAATATGAAAAGACATTAAGGAAACTTTGCATCCAGTTTGGAGTTCCTTATCCACATCCAGAAAACTGCCTGAAAAAACTAACGTGA
- the LOC105321143 gene encoding solute carrier family 52, riboflavin transporter, member 3-B, whose amino-acid sequence MAVNKLISFFKSVDVSLPVFSLTILFGLGSWLTINGVWVELPTIVPFVPEQWKLSSYLSLIGQLSNIGPVFVLVLNKVRPRWLKETAVTYAIIIVGVTSCVMSAFLWQTTSLVGGDEHSVALFIFVFLMSLCDCTSTVIFLPFMSLLKPNYMTGLYIGEGLSALVPGMLALGQGVGQTECRNTSTLNTTTNITSYHLAKVSNPPNFPVRDFFLALAAMMLICGISFTLLKYAPICKKEHLPSSGHTTKSSSFSNIMPCQMQQKDISDNQPDSIHTVLVEKRDQVMTNATQAIWLVVICWVSFLANGLLPSINTYSSLPYGSKAFHLSAILDNIANPLACLVAFFLPAKSFRVLMGTTILGTAFSLYLLVLAGMSPDPPFVGSTGGSFLMVVSYVGKTTLFVYTKVCVAVLFRLVGRHALFYLGGATQLGACLGSVLAYILVNVVAVFESAPQQC is encoded by the exons ATGGCGGTCAACAAATTGATCTCGTTTTTTAAGTCTGTGGACGTAAGTTTACCCGTATTTTCTCTGACAATTCTGTTTGGACTTGGTTCGTGGCTCACAATTAATGGAGTATGGGTGGAACTACCAACTATCGTGCCTTTTGTTCCAGAACAATGGAAGCTCTCCTCCTATTTATCTCTGATTGGACAGTTATCCAACATCGGTCCAGTGTTTGTGCTAGTGCTCAACAAAGTTCGACCAAGATGGCTCAAAGAAACCGCCGTCACTTACGCCATCATCATAGTGGGTGTCACTTCCTGTGTGATGTCAGCTTTCTTGTGGCAGACGACATCATTAGTGGGAGGGGACGAACATAGTGTAGCGCTGTTTATATTCGTCTTTTTGATGAGTCTCTGTGATTGTACCTCCACGGTCATCTTTCTACCATTCATGTCTTTGTTGAAGCCAAATTACATGACAGGTCTGTATATAGGGGAAGGGTTAAGTGCTCTTGTACCCGGCATGCTTGCACTGGGTCAAGGCGTCGGACAGACGGAATGCAGAAATACGTCGACATTAAATACAACAACTAATATAACCAGCTATCACTTAGCCAAGGTGTCAAATCCCCCTAACTTTCCGGTTCGAGACTTCTTCCTGGCTTTAGCAGCCATGATGCTGATATGCGGGATTTCTTTCACATTACTCAAATACGCTCCAATCTGCAAAAAGGAACATTTACCAAGCTCAGGACACACAACAaagtcttcttctttttctaaCATAATGCCTTGCCAAATGCAGCAAAAAGACATTTCAGACAACCAACCAGACTCAATACATACAGTGCTTGTGGAAAAACGGGATCAAGTGATGACAAATGCGACTCAGGCTATTTGGTTGGTTGTAATATGTTGGGTCAGTTTCCTTGCAAACGGATTATTACCCTCTATCAATACTTATTCCTCGCTACCGTATGGAAGTAAAGCGTTCCATTTGTCTGCCATCCTCGACAATATAGCCAATCCATTGGCGTGTCTTGTCGCATTTTTTCTTCCCGCCAAATCTTTCAGAGTCCTGATGGGGACTACGATATTGGGCACGGCATTCTCTTTGTATCTCTTGGTGTTGGCGGGAATGAGTCCTGACCCCCCTTTCGTTGGGTCTACAGGGGGGTCGTTCTTGATG GTAGTGTCTTATGTGGGGAAGACAACCCTGTTCGTCTACACCAAGGTGTGCGTTGCCGTCCTGTTCCGCCTGGTCGGCAGGCACGCGCTGTTTTATCTGGGTGGTGCCACACAGCTGGGGGCGTGTCTCGGCTCTGTGCTCGCCTACATCCTAGTCAACGTGGTGGCGGTGTTTGAAAGTGCACCTCAACAATGCTAA